One window from the genome of Nicotiana tomentosiformis chromosome 5, ASM39032v3, whole genome shotgun sequence encodes:
- the LOC138892817 gene encoding uncharacterized protein — MKCVMSFKKKGKLSPRYIGPFEILERVGEVAYKLALPPNLSAIHPVFHVFLLHKYYGDPSHLLDFSSVQLDKDLTYVEESMAILDRQVRKLRSKYISSVKVQCMGHLIEEVAWDTEHDMRSCNPHLFVTSGVAIANASIIIAIQAGGS, encoded by the exons ATGAAGTGTGTTATGAGTTtcaagaagaagggcaagttgagccctaggtatattggtccttttgagatccttgagagagttggtgaggtggcttataagcttgcattgccacccaactTATCAGcaattcatccggtgttccatgtttttcTACTCCataagtattatggtgatccatcccatttattagattttagctcagtccaattggacaaggatttgacttatgttgaggaatCTATGGCTATCTTAGACAGGcaagtccggaagttgagatcaaagtacatttcttcagtgaaggttcaatgtaTGGGTCATTTGATCGAGGAGGTGGCATGGGATACCGAGCATGACATGCGAAGTTGCAATCCTCACCTTTtcgtcacttcag gtgtcgcaattgcgaatgccAGCATCATAATTGCAATCCAAGCAGGAGGGTCTTAG